Proteins encoded in a region of the Flammeovirga yaeyamensis genome:
- a CDS encoding alanine/glycine:cation symporter family protein gives MQQLNEILSLIDSYIGGSNWFVALLLLTGLFFTIYLKFPQIRFFKHALDVVRGKFDESDDEGDTSHFQALATALSGTVGTGNIAGVALAIHLGGPAALFWMIVTAFFGMTTKFVEVSLSHKYREKTADGTMAGGPMYFMKNKLNMKWLAVIFAIATVLSSFGTGNLPQVNSIASSIHATFGIETYITGAILSVLLAFVILGGISRIAAVTEKLVPLMAVVYFIGCIAVIFYNIENIPDSISRIMSDIFSGTSATGGFLGASLAYAFNRGVNRGLFSNEAGQGSAPIAHASAKTKEPVSEGMVAILEPFIDTILICSLTGLALLSSNVWREKLDNKFQQTDLVVLSQQYDDNKSNPNNDRLLLAKHVSGEEKLPLFNGSLEVVNGKIMNSVSLIHARSLAENVMISYDGEKFSGKLEVVDGKINWLDKLVINGKSLIHSSPLTSEAFKRSYFGEKGKFIVSIGLLLFAFSTAISWSYYGDRAMTFLLGPKSVIYYRGVYVVAFFVGSFADTTIIWTLSGITIALMTIPNLIGILILSKDMKSSLSEYKDHMKSKFGADI, from the coding sequence ATGCAACAATTAAACGAGATATTAAGTCTAATCGACAGTTATATCGGTGGTTCTAATTGGTTTGTTGCACTACTATTGCTAACAGGCTTATTTTTCACAATTTACTTAAAGTTTCCTCAGATACGTTTCTTTAAACATGCACTTGATGTAGTTCGAGGCAAGTTTGACGAGAGTGATGATGAAGGTGACACTTCACACTTCCAAGCCTTAGCAACAGCTCTTTCAGGTACTGTTGGTACGGGTAACATTGCTGGTGTAGCATTAGCTATTCACCTTGGTGGACCCGCAGCCTTATTTTGGATGATCGTGACTGCCTTTTTTGGTATGACGACAAAATTTGTCGAAGTATCATTATCTCATAAATACAGAGAAAAAACAGCAGACGGAACCATGGCAGGTGGACCAATGTATTTCATGAAAAACAAATTGAACATGAAATGGTTGGCAGTAATTTTTGCCATAGCTACTGTATTATCTTCTTTTGGCACGGGTAACCTTCCTCAAGTAAACAGTATTGCCTCTTCTATTCATGCCACATTTGGTATAGAAACATATATAACGGGAGCAATCCTTTCTGTATTATTAGCTTTTGTAATTCTAGGAGGTATTAGTAGAATTGCAGCGGTAACTGAAAAACTAGTGCCTTTAATGGCTGTTGTTTACTTTATTGGCTGTATTGCAGTAATTTTTTATAACATTGAAAACATTCCTGATTCTATCAGTAGAATCATGTCTGATATATTTAGTGGCACTTCAGCTACAGGTGGTTTCCTTGGAGCGTCATTAGCTTACGCATTTAATAGAGGTGTCAACAGAGGTCTTTTCTCTAACGAGGCCGGACAAGGTTCTGCACCAATTGCCCATGCTTCTGCAAAAACAAAAGAACCTGTTTCTGAAGGTATGGTAGCCATCTTAGAGCCATTTATTGATACTATTCTGATCTGTTCTTTAACAGGTCTTGCCCTTCTTTCATCGAATGTTTGGAGAGAAAAGTTAGACAACAAATTCCAACAAACAGACTTGGTTGTTTTGAGTCAACAATATGATGACAACAAAAGCAATCCAAATAATGACCGTTTGCTTCTTGCAAAGCATGTGAGTGGAGAAGAAAAATTACCTTTATTTAATGGTTCATTGGAAGTGGTGAATGGTAAGATCATGAACTCTGTTTCTCTTATCCATGCACGATCTCTTGCTGAAAATGTAATGATCAGCTATGATGGAGAGAAGTTCTCAGGTAAGCTAGAAGTAGTTGATGGTAAAATCAATTGGCTAGATAAATTGGTCATTAATGGCAAATCATTAATTCACAGTTCACCACTTACAAGTGAAGCCTTTAAAAGAAGTTACTTCGGAGAAAAAGGTAAATTCATTGTATCTATTGGTCTTTTGTTATTCGCCTTTTCTACAGCCATTTCATGGTCGTATTATGGTGATAGAGCCATGACGTTTTTATTAGGACCGAAATCTGTAATATATTACAGAGGTGTATATGTAGTGGCTTTCTTTGTTGGTTCTTTTGCTGATACTACAATTATCTGGACACTTTCCGGAATTACCATAGCACTAATGACTATCCCTAACCTTATCGGTATTTTGATATTAAGTAAGGACATGAAGAGTAGTCTATCAGAATATAAAGACCATATGAAATCGAAGTTCGGAGCCGACATTTAA
- the lhgO gene encoding L-2-hydroxyglutarate oxidase: MVYDVIIVGAGIVGMATAMKIKQQKPDFKVLVLEKEGDVAQHQTGHNSGVIHSGLYYKPGSHKALNCIDGYNQLIKFCDEEGVNYDLCGKIVVATDQKELDNLNTLYERGVENGLKNLKRLTAAQIKEYEPYCNGIAGLHVPQTGIIDYTEVTKKYLEVFQDRLGGDIRFHSKVEEIRLGSIGVEVITGRETFRSKLVVNCAGLYSDRIAQLALKKLDVRIIPFRGEYYEIKPNKHYLVKNLIYPVPDPAFPFLGVHFTRMINGGVEAGPNAVLAYKREGYKKTDVNISELTESLTWKGFLKVASKYWPTGLGEVYRSYSKAAFTKALQRLLPDLKQSDLKVGGSGVRAQACDKNGGLIDDFLFVEEDRMINVLNAPSPAATSSLAIGDTIAAKAIKRLEK; the protein is encoded by the coding sequence ATGGTCTATGATGTAATCATTGTGGGTGCTGGTATTGTCGGCATGGCTACCGCAATGAAGATTAAACAACAGAAGCCAGATTTTAAAGTACTTGTACTTGAAAAAGAGGGTGACGTAGCACAACATCAAACAGGACATAATAGTGGGGTGATTCATTCTGGACTATATTATAAACCGGGATCCCATAAAGCATTAAACTGTATTGATGGTTACAATCAATTAATCAAATTCTGTGATGAGGAAGGTGTAAACTACGATTTATGTGGAAAAATTGTAGTAGCTACTGATCAAAAGGAATTGGATAACTTAAATACACTTTATGAAAGAGGTGTAGAAAATGGTTTAAAAAACCTAAAGCGACTTACAGCTGCTCAGATTAAAGAATATGAGCCCTACTGTAATGGTATTGCAGGTTTACATGTGCCTCAAACAGGTATTATTGATTATACTGAGGTAACAAAAAAATATTTAGAGGTATTTCAAGATCGGTTAGGAGGAGATATTCGCTTTCATAGTAAAGTTGAAGAAATTCGCTTGGGAAGTATCGGTGTTGAAGTAATTACTGGTAGAGAAACATTCAGATCGAAATTAGTAGTCAACTGTGCAGGTTTATATAGTGATAGAATTGCTCAATTGGCATTAAAGAAATTGGATGTGCGTATCATTCCTTTTAGAGGGGAATACTACGAAATTAAGCCGAATAAACATTATTTGGTGAAAAACTTAATCTATCCTGTACCAGATCCTGCCTTTCCATTCCTAGGAGTTCACTTTACTAGAATGATTAATGGAGGAGTAGAAGCGGGACCAAATGCAGTGCTAGCTTATAAACGTGAAGGCTATAAGAAAACTGATGTTAACATTTCTGAACTAACGGAGTCTTTGACTTGGAAAGGATTCTTAAAAGTAGCATCAAAATATTGGCCTACAGGTTTAGGTGAAGTCTATAGATCATACTCAAAAGCAGCCTTTACAAAAGCATTACAACGTTTACTGCCTGATTTAAAGCAATCTGACTTAAAAGTAGGTGGTTCTGGCGTACGTGCACAAGCATGTGATAAAAATGGAGGATTAATCGACGATTTCTTATTTGTTGAAGAAGATCGTATGATTAATGTGCTAAATGCACCTTCTCCAGCAGCTACATCATCATTAGCTATTGGTGATACGATCGCTGCTAAGGCCATTAAAAGGTTAGAGAAATAA
- the thrS gene encoding threonine--tRNA ligase: MIKITLPDNSVREFESGASSLDVAKSISEGLARNVLAAEVNGEVWDATRPLTADSNVKLLTWNDTDGKQTFWHSSAHLMAEALEALYPGVKLGIGPSIENGFYYDVDFGDHEFSSEELVNVEKKMKELAKKKNIYVREDISKSDAVQYFEEKEDPYKLDLLEGLEDGQITFYKQGEFTDLCRGPHIPHTGFIKAIKLMSVAGAYWRGDEKNKMLTRIYGITFPKAKELTEYLERLEEAKKRDHRKVGQELDLFTFSQRVGQGLPLWLPKGTTLRERLENFLRKAQQKAGYQQVVTPHIGSKDLYVTSGHYAKYGEDSFQPIHTPHEGEEYLLKPMNCPHHCEIYRSRPRSYRDLPVRLAEFGTVYRYEQSGELHGLTRVRGFTQDDAHLFCRPDQVKEEFGKVIDLVLYVFKSLGFDDYLAQISLRDKEDRAKYIGNESDWDRAEKDIEEVAAEKGLKTVVEYGEAAFYGPKLDFMVRDALGRSWQLGTIQVDYQLPQRFELEYKDSDNSMKRPVMIHRAPFGSMERFIAILIEHTGGNFPLWLAPEQFTLLPVSDKYNDYAYDVLSTLEEAGFTGNVDARAEKIGRKIRDAEVQKTPYMLIVGEKEMDGNAVSVRKKGEGDIGTMSVTDFVELFKKETAV, from the coding sequence ATGATTAAAATTACATTACCGGATAATTCGGTAAGAGAGTTCGAAAGCGGAGCGTCTTCATTGGATGTAGCAAAGAGCATCAGTGAAGGATTGGCTAGAAATGTACTAGCAGCAGAAGTAAATGGAGAAGTTTGGGATGCTACCAGACCATTGACCGCAGACTCAAATGTAAAATTATTAACGTGGAATGATACGGATGGCAAGCAAACTTTTTGGCATTCATCAGCTCACTTAATGGCAGAAGCTTTAGAAGCTTTATACCCTGGTGTAAAATTGGGTATCGGACCTTCTATCGAGAATGGTTTCTACTATGATGTAGATTTCGGTGATCATGAATTCTCATCTGAGGAACTAGTCAATGTAGAGAAGAAAATGAAAGAACTAGCAAAGAAAAAGAATATCTACGTGCGCGAGGATATTTCTAAATCTGATGCTGTTCAATATTTCGAAGAAAAAGAAGATCCATACAAATTAGACCTTTTAGAAGGTTTAGAGGATGGACAGATCACTTTTTACAAGCAAGGAGAGTTTACCGATTTATGTCGTGGACCACACATTCCTCATACAGGTTTTATCAAAGCAATTAAATTGATGTCTGTTGCAGGCGCTTACTGGAGAGGTGATGAGAAAAATAAAATGTTGACTCGTATCTACGGTATTACATTCCCCAAAGCAAAGGAATTAACAGAGTACTTAGAGAGATTAGAGGAAGCAAAGAAAAGAGATCACAGAAAAGTAGGTCAAGAGCTAGATTTATTTACTTTCTCTCAAAGAGTAGGTCAAGGTCTTCCACTTTGGTTACCAAAAGGTACTACTTTAAGAGAGCGTTTAGAAAACTTCCTTAGAAAAGCACAACAAAAAGCAGGATACCAACAGGTAGTGACTCCACATATCGGATCAAAAGATCTATATGTTACTTCAGGTCACTATGCTAAATACGGTGAGGATTCATTCCAACCAATTCATACTCCACACGAAGGTGAAGAGTATTTATTGAAACCAATGAACTGTCCTCATCACTGTGAAATTTACAGATCTAGACCTCGTTCGTATAGAGATCTTCCTGTAAGATTAGCAGAATTTGGTACTGTATATAGGTATGAGCAATCAGGTGAGTTACACGGATTGACTAGGGTACGTGGTTTTACTCAAGATGATGCTCACTTATTCTGTCGTCCTGATCAAGTAAAAGAAGAATTTGGTAAAGTAATCGACTTGGTACTTTATGTATTTAAATCTTTAGGTTTTGATGATTACTTGGCACAAATCTCTTTGCGTGATAAAGAAGATAGAGCGAAGTATATCGGTAATGAATCAGATTGGGATAGAGCTGAAAAAGATATCGAAGAGGTAGCAGCTGAGAAAGGTTTAAAGACAGTGGTAGAATATGGCGAAGCTGCATTCTATGGTCCAAAACTAGACTTTATGGTGCGTGATGCTTTAGGTAGATCTTGGCAGTTAGGTACTATCCAAGTGGATTATCAATTACCACAACGTTTCGAATTAGAATACAAAGATTCTGATAACTCAATGAAACGTCCGGTAATGATTCACCGTGCGCCATTTGGGTCAATGGAACGTTTCATTGCTATTCTAATTGAGCACACAGGTGGTAATTTCCCATTATGGTTAGCACCAGAGCAATTTACTTTACTTCCAGTTTCTGATAAATACAATGATTATGCATACGATGTATTGTCAACTTTAGAAGAAGCAGGGTTTACTGGTAATGTAGATGCACGTGCTGAGAAAATTGGTAGAAAAATCCGTGATGCAGAAGTTCAGAAAACACCATACATGTTAATTGTTGGTGAAAAAGAAATGGACGGTAATGCAGTTTCAGTAAGAAAGAAAGGTGAAGGTGATATCGGTACTATGTCAGTAACTGATTTCGTTGAGCTTTTCAAAAAAGAAACAGCGGTATAA